A single Perognathus longimembris pacificus isolate PPM17 chromosome 17, ASM2315922v1, whole genome shotgun sequence DNA region contains:
- the LOC125365415 gene encoding olfactory receptor 3A1-like has product MEPECRGNGTTVTEFILLGLVETPGLQPVVFVLFFFAYLLTVGGNLSILAAVVVEPKLHTPMYFFLGNLSVLDVGCISVTIPSMLVRLLTHKRTVPYGACLTQLFFFHQLAGVDCFLLTAMAYDRFLAICRPLTYSARMSQAVQRILVAVSWACAFSNALTHTVAISTLNFCGPNVINHFYCDLPQLFQLSCSSTQLNELLLFGLGILMAGAPVILIVSSYIHVAAAVLRIRSAEGRKKAFSTCSSHLTVVGIFYGTGVFSYMRLGSVEASDKDKGIGILNTVISPLLNPLIYSLRNPDVQGALRRVLLRKRDLA; this is encoded by the coding sequence ATGGAGCCAGAATGTAGGGGCAATGGTACCACAGTCACTGAGTTCATCCTACTTGGCCTGGTGGAGACACCTGGGCTGCAGCCAGTTGTctttgtcctcttcttctttgcATACTTGCTCACAGTCGGAGGAAACCTCAGCATCCTGGCAGCCGTGGTGGTGGAGCCCAAACTCCAcactcccatgtacttcttcctagGGAACCTGTCAGTGCTGGATGTGGGGTGCATCAGTGTCACCATTCCCTCCATGCTGGTTCGCCTCTTGACCCACAAGCGTACAGTTCCCTACGGAGCCTGCCTCACACAGCTCTTCTTCTTCCATCAGTTGGCTGGGGTGGACTGCTTCCTGTTGACAGCCATGGCCTATGACCGATTCCTGGCCATCTGCCGGCCCCTCACCTACAGCGCCCGCATGAGCCAGGCGGTCCAGAGGATATTGGTGGCCGTGTCCTGGGCTTGTGCCTTCTCCAATGCCCTGACCCACACCGTGGCCATCTCCACACTCAACTTCTGTGGCCCCAATGTGATCAATCACTTCTACTGTGACCTCCCACAGCTCTTCCAGCTCTCCTGCTCCAGCACCCAACTCAATGAGCTGCTGCTTTTTGGTCTGGGAATCCTTATGGCAGGCGCACCTGTGATTCTCATCGTCAGCTCGTACATACACGTTGCAGCTGCGGTTCTCCGTATCCGCTCCGCTGAGGGCAGGAAGAAGGCCTTCTCCACATGCAGCTCCCACCTCACCGTGGTGGGCATCTTCTATGGGACAGGCGTCTTCAGCTACATGAGGCTGGGCTCCGTGGAGGCTTCAGACAAGGACAAAGGCATTGGCATCCTCAACACTGTCATCAGTCCCCTGTTGAACCCACTCATCTACAGCCTGCGAAACCCCGATGTGCAGGGCGCACTGCGCAGGGTGCTCCTGAGAAAGCGAGACCTGGCATGA
- the LOC125365822 gene encoding olfactory receptor 3A1, translated as MQPKSGTNETTITEFILLGLVETPELQPLIFVLFLCAYMVTAGGNLSILAAVVVEPKLHTPMYFFLGNLSVLDVGCISVTIPSMLVRLLTHKRTVPYGACLTQLFFFHLLVGVDCFLLTAMAYDRFLAICRPLTYSTRMSQAVQKILVAVSWACAFSNALTHTVAISTLNFCGPNVINHFYCDLPQLFQLSCSSTQLNELLLFGVGFIMAGSPMALIFISYAHVAAAVLRIRSVEGRKKAFSTCGSHLTVVAIFYGSGIFNYMRLGSAKLSDKDKAVGIFNTVINPMLNPLIYSLRNPDVQAALWRVLTGKRSTP; from the coding sequence ATGCAACCAAAGTCTGGGACCAATGAAACAACCATTACTGAATTCATCCTGCTGGGTCTGGTGGAGACACCGGAGCTACAGCCACTTATCTTCGTACTTTTCCTCTGTGCTTACATGGTCACAGCGGGAGGAAACCTCAGCATCCTGGCGGCCGTGGTGGTGGAGCCCAAactccacacccccatgtacttcttcctagGGAACCTGTCAGTGCTGGATGTGGGGTGCATCAGTGTCACCATTCCCTCCATGCTAGTTCGCCTCTTGACCCATAAGCGTACAGTTCCCTATGGAGCCTGCCTCACACAACTCTTCTTCTTCCATCTGCTGGTTGGAGTGGACTGCTTCCTGTTGACAGCCATGGCCTATGACCGATTCCTGGCCATCTGCCGGCCTCTCACCTACAGCACCCGCATGAGCCAGGCGGTCCAGAAGATATTGGTGGCTGTGTCCTGGGCTTGTGCCTTCTCCAATGCCCTGACCCACACCGTGGCCATCTCCACACTCAACTTCTGTGGCCCCAATGTGATCAACCACTTCTACTGTGACCTCCCGCAGCTCTTCCAGCTCTCCTGCTCCAGCACCCAACTCAATGAGCTGCTGCTCTTTGGTGTGGGTTTCATCATGGCAGGTTCCCCAATGGCTCTCATTTTCATCTCCTATGCCCATGTGGCAGCTGCAGTTCTCCGGATTCGGTCGGTGGAGGGCAGGAAGAAGGCCTTTTCCACGTGTGGCTCCCACCTCACTGTGGTGGCTATCTTCTATGGGTCAGGTATATTTAACTACATGAGATTAGGTTCTGCCAAGCTTTCAGATAAGGATAAAGCTGTAGGAATTTTTAACACTGTCATCAACCCCATGCTGAACCCACTCATCTATAGCCTCAGGAACCCCGATGTGCAGGCCGCCCTCTGGAGAGTGCTCACTGGGAAGCGATCCACACCTTAA